Proteins from a single region of Phalacrocorax carbo chromosome 25, bPhaCar2.1, whole genome shotgun sequence:
- the LOC135317182 gene encoding heat shock protein 30C-like, translating to MGAAGRALLAPPGRRCHGHCCITVALQKPELPAVTAAPYLWHVTRPQKQALLFWLMDNQPLKNRRWLQEGAWGESVLEGAHPWAGKDKTRCSPAPAQNRSSPCTELNCSTRREHAPGAEMLCRLHFMPPMSSSLFPWLGPVRTLWPHPGTLFAELERELRLEMERAREFMSSFEQLLSSRTGPGRIGIAAERAPSTSTALTQGSGEGFSVCQDVKDFTPEQLSVKVVGRKVVLVGQKETQNTDEKGSFSYKYEVLKREWDVPEEVDAEALTCSLSKEGQLRIEAPRLALPAAPERNVPIQMGPAVAQPTATDDDGAERAKA from the coding sequence ATGGGGGCTGCGGGAAGGGCTTTGCTCGCCCCCCCCGGCCGGCGGTGCCACGGGCATTGCTGCATCACGGTGGCTCTGCAGAAACCCGAGCTCCCAGCAGTGACTGCAGCTCCCTATTTGTGGCATGTGACTCGTCCCCAGAAGCAGGCGCTGCTATTTTGGCTGATGGATAATCAGCCTCTCAAAAATAGGCGATGGCTCCAGGAGGGTGCGTGGGGAGAGAGTGTTCTAGAAGGGGCACACCCCTGGGCAGGGAAGGATAAAAcccgctgctccccagccccagcccagaaCCGCTCCAGCCCTTGCACGGAGCTGAACTGCAGCACCCGCCGCGAGCACGCACCGGGAGCAGAGATGCTTTGCCGCCTGCACTTCATGCCACCCATGTCCAGCTCGCTGTTCCCATGGCTGGGACCCGTCCGCACCCTTTGGCCGCATCCGGGCACCCTCTTCGCTGAGCTGGAGCGAGAGCTGCGTCTGGAGATGGAGAGGGCTCGGGAGTTCATGAGCAGCTTCGAgcagctcctgagcagcaggacAGGCCCCGGCCGGATCGGCATCGCCGCAGAGCGAGCCCCGagcaccagcacagccctgacCCAGGGCTCCGGGGAGGGCTTCTCCGTCTGCCAGGACGTGAAGGACTTCACTCCCGAGCAGCTGTCGGTGAAGGTGGTGGGCAGGAaggtggtgctggtggggcAGAAGGAGACGCAGAACACGGATGAGAAGGGCTCCTTCTCCTACAAGTACGAGGTGCTGAAGCGGGAGTGGGACGTGCCCGAGGAGGTGGACGCCGAGGCGCTGACGTGCTCCCTGTCCAAGGAGGGGCAGCTCCGCATCGAGGCCCCCAGGCTGGCCCTGCCGGCTGCTCCAGAGAGGAACGTGCCCATCCAGATGGGGCCGGCGGTGGCGCAGCCGACAGCCACCGATGACGACGGAGCCGAGCGGGCCAAGGCGTGA
- the KAT2A gene encoding histone acetyltransferase KAT2A encodes MAEPEAAQPGRPPPGPGSVAGSGGAGSGATAGGAGSSDPARPGLSQQQRASQRKAQVRGFPRGKKLEKLGVFSACKANDACKCNGWKNPNPPTAPRMDLQQPVTNLSEPCRSCGHALADHVSHLENVSEEEINRLLGMVVDVENLFMSVHKEEDTDTKQVYFYLFKLLRKCILQMSQPVVEGSLGSPPFEKPNIEQGVLNFVQYKFSHLPPKERQTMYELSKMFLLCLNYWKLETPSQFRQRSQNDDVATYKVNYTRWLCYCHVPQSCDSLPRYETTHVFGRSLLKSIFTVTRRQLLEKFRVEKDKLVPEKRTLILTHFPKFLSMLEEEIYGENSPIWEADFTVPATEGAQLVSRPAAVSTVAVPTTPLFSKKLSNSSSAASMDASTPEPLPGEKRKLPESLTLEDAKRIRVMGDIPMELVNEVMLTITDPAAMLGPETSLLSANAARDETARLEERRGIIEFHVIGNSLSQKSNKKILMWLVGLQNVFSHQLPRMPKEYITRLVFDPKHKTLALIKDGRVIGGICFRMFPTQGFTEIVFCAVTSNEQVKGYGTHLMNHLKEYHIKHNILYFLTYADEYAIGYFKKQGFSKDIKVPKSRYLGYIKDYEGATLMECELNPRIPYTELSHIIKKQKEIIKKLIERKQAQIRKVYPGLTCFKEGVRQIPIESVPGIRETGWKPLGKEKGKELKDPDQLYNTLKNLLAQIKTHPSAWPFMEPVKKSEAPDYYEIIRFPIDLKTMTERLKNRYYVTKKLFIADLQRIITNCREYNPPDSDYCKCANTLEKFFYFKLKEGGLIDK; translated from the exons ATGGCGGAGCCGGAGGCCGCGCAACCCGGGcggcccccgccgggcccggggtcggtggcggggagcggcggggctgggagcggggcgACGGCGGGTGGAGCGGGGTCCAGcgacccggcccggcccgggctgagccagcagcagcGGGCGAGCCAGCGCAAGGCGCAGGTGCGGGGGTTCCCCCGCGGCAAGAAGCTGGAGAAGCTGGGGGTCTTCTCGGCCTGCAAG GCCAACGATGCTTGCAAATGCAATGGCTGGAAGAACCCCAACCCTCCTACTGCCCCCCGTATGGACCTGCAGCAGCCAGTGACCAACCTGAGCGAGCCCTGCCGGAGCTGCGGCCATGCGCTGG CGGACCACGTGTCCCACCTGGAGAATGTCTCGGAGGAGGAGATAAACCGGCTGCTGGGCATGGTGGTGGACGTGGAAAACCTCTTCATGTCAGTGCACAAGGAGGAGGACACGGACACCAAGCAGGTGTATTTCTACCTGTTCAAG CTCCTGCGGAAGTGCATCCTGCAGATGAGCCAGCCTGTGGTTgaggggtccctggggagccccccCTTCGAGAAACCAAACATTGAGCAG ggAGTCCTGAACTTCGTCCAGTACAAGTTCAGCCACTTGCCACCCAAGGAGCGGCAAACCATGTACGAGCTCTCCAAGATGTTCCTGCTCTGCCTCAACTACTGGAAGCTGGAGACACCATCCCAGTTCCGGCAGCGCTCCCAGAACGACGACGTCGCCACCTACAAGGTCAACTACACAAG GTGGCTGTGCTACTGCCACGTGCCGCAGAGCTGCGACAGCCTTCCCCGCTACGAGACCACCCATGTCTTCGGGCGCAGCCTCCTGAAGTCCATATTCACGGTCACCCGCCggcagctgctggagaagtTCCGGGTGGAGAAGGACAAGCTGGTGCCGGAGAAGCGGACACTGATCCTCACCCACTTCCCCAA GTTCCTGTCCATGCTGGAGGAGGAGATCTACGGTGAGAACTCTCCGATCTGGGAGGCTGATTTCACTGTGCCGGCCACAGAGGGTGCCCAGCTGGTGTCTCGCCCAG CTGCGGTCAGCACCGTTGCTGTGCCCACCACACCACTTTTCAGCAAGAAGCtcagcaacagcagctctgctgcgaGCATGGACGCCAGCACCCCAGAGCCCCTGCCAG GGGAGAAGCGGAAGCTGCCCGAGAGCCTGACGCTGGAAGATGCCAAGCGGATCCGTGTCATGGGAGACATCCCCATGGAGCTGGTGAACGAGGTCATGCTGACCATCACAGACCCCGCTGCCATGCTGGGCCCCGAG accagCCTGCTGTCGGCAAACGCGGCACGGGACGAGACAGCCCGGCTGGAGGAGCGCCGTGGCATCATTGAGTTCCACGTCATCGGCAACTCACTCTCACAGAAGTCCAACAAGAAGATCCTGATGTGGCTGGTGGGCTTGCAGAACGTCTTCTCGCACCAGCTGCCCCGCATGCCCAAGGAGTACATCACTCGCCTCGTCTTCGACCC GAAGCACAAGACCCTGGCACTGATCAAGGATGGCCGAGTGATCGGGGGGATCTGCTTCCGCATGTTTCCCACCCAGGGATTCACAGAGATCGTCTTCTGCGCCGTTACATCCAACGAGCAAGTGAAG GGCTACGGGACACACCTGATGAACCACCTGAAGGAGTACCACATCAAGCACAACATCCTCTACTTCCTCACATACGCGGATGAGTATGCCATCGGCTACTTCAAGAAGCAG GGCTTTTCCAAGGACATCAAGGTCCCCAAGAGCCGCTACCTGGGCTACATCAAGGACTATGAGGGTGCGACCCTGATGGAGTGTGAGCTGAATCCCCGCATCCCCTACACCGAGCTCTCCCACATCATCAAGAAGCAGAAGGAG ATCATCAAGAAGCTGATTGAGAGGAAGCAAGCGCAGATCCGCAAGGTCTACCCTGGCCTCACCTGCTTCAAGGAGGGCGTGCGGCAGATCCCCATCGAGAGCGTCCCCGGCATCC GAGAAACGGGATGGAAAccactggggaaggagaaggg AAAAGAGCTGAAGGATCCAGACCAGCTCTACAACACCCTGAAGAATCTCCTGGCCCAGATCAAG ACCCACCCCAGTGCGTGGCCCTTCATGGAGCCGGTGAAGAAGTCAGAGGCACCAGACTACTACGAAATCATCCGCTTTCCCATCG acctgAAGACCATGACCGAGCGCCTGAAGAACCGCTACTACGTCACCAAGAAGCTGTTCATCGCCGACCTGCAGCGCATCATCACCAACTGCCGTGAGTACAACCCGCCCGACAGCGACTATTGCAAGTGTGCCAACACCCTGGAGAAGTTCTTCTACTTCAAGCTCAAGGAGGGGGGGCTCATCGACAAGTAG
- the LOC135317183 gene encoding heat shock protein 30-like, with protein sequence MCRMRPHLLRRGIKAAGGSTGAEHSQLTGEGTATAAEPAPAPEPAPAAMFCRMHLAPFASSSLATRLGTVRTLWPHAETIFTELQQEMEKAREFMSSFEQLLNSQGAAAIERAPSTSTALTQGSGEGFSICQDVKNFTPEQLSVKVVGRKVVLVGQKETQNTDEKGSFSYKYEVLKREWDVPEEVDAEALTCSLSKEGQLRIEAPRLALPAAQERNVPIQVSAAAPQPGPASEDGAANKAQA encoded by the coding sequence ATGTGCAGGATGAGGCCACACCTCCTGCGAAGGGGAATAAAAGCCGCGGGCGGcagcactggggcagagcaTTCCCAACTCACTGGAGAAGGGACAGCGACAGCAGCAgaaccagcaccagcaccagaaCCAGCACCAGCAGCGATGTTTTGCCGAATGCACCTCGCACCGTTCGCCTCCAGCTCCCTGGCCACCCGGCTGGGCACAGTGAGGACCCTCTGGCCCCACGCAGAGACCATCTTCAcggagctgcagcaggagatggAGAAAGCTCGGGAGTTCATGAGCAGCTTCGAGCAGCTCCTGAACAGCCAAGGAGCCGCTGCCATAGAGCGAGCCCCGagcaccagcacagccctgacCCAGGGCTCCGGGGAGGGCTTCTCCATCTGCCAGGACGTCAAGAACTTCACTCCCGAGCAGCTGTCGGTGAAGGTGGTGGGCAGGAaggtggtgctggtggggcAGAAGGAGACGCAGAACACGGATGAGAAGGGCTCCTTCTCCTACAAGTACGAGGTGCTGAAGCGGGAGTGGGACGTGCCCGAGGAGGTGGACGCCGAGGCGCTGACGTGCTCCCTGTCCAAGGAGGGGCAGCTCCGCATCGAGGCCCCCAGGCTGGCCCTGCCGGCTGCTCAGGAGAGGAACGTGCCCATCCAGGTCAGCGCTGCAGCACCACAGCCCGGACCAGCCTCCGAGGACGGAGCCGCCAACAAAGCCCAGGCGTAA
- the DHX58 gene encoding ATP-dependent RNA helicase DHX58, with amino-acid sequence MELREYQREAVAPALRGRNSIIWLPTGAGKTRAAVHVCQQHLQGRRGGRVAVLVNKVHLVEQHANKEFHVLQKDFRVTAISGDSRQKYFFAWVVKQSDVVICTAQILQNALVSGEEDMHVELTDFSLLVIDECHHTHKEAVYNKIMLNYLQRKLSGQQDLPQVLGLTASPGTGGATSFEGAVEHILQICAHLDTEKITSVQKELQHLQSYVPQPRKQYDLCQERAQDPFGDQLKKVMEQIQQYMEMPGLLQDFGTQIYEQRIMELEKRAAETFCRKTRVCALHLRKYNDALLINDTVRMIDAFQCLQQFYADKRDMKDPTEQFLTATFEENRMSLQVLARDQRYENPRLGKLEEILREYFQPLGSSRGIVFTKTRQSAHSLLSWLQDTAALCGKHIRAAVLTGTGYSNQARHMTQTEQQDVIKLFRDGALNLLFSTSVAEEGLDIPECNIVVRYGLMTNEIAMMQARGRARAENSVYSVLAKANSREVSREMLNEDLIVLMERAIRVVQAMPEEEYRLKVRELQQVAVASWLMKEARISERRQLHDPGAVYLYCVNCNVAVCCGSDIRTVEGMHHVNINPSFGLYYKVSSGKIQCQRTFKDWEPGCPISCKECSQDWGMEMIYRQVKLPILCIKSFVVETPAEKRRYKKWSTVTFPVKEFDYLEYCSTVHGQSF; translated from the exons ATGGAGCTGCGGGAGTACCAGCGGGAGGCGGTGGCCCCGGCCCTGCGCGGCCGCAACAGCATCATCTGGCTGCCCACGGGCGCTGGCAAGACCCGCGCCGCCGTCCACGTctgccagcagcacctgcagggccggcggggcggcaggGTGGCTGTGCTCGTCAACAAG GTGCACCTGGTGGAACAGCATGCCAACAAGGAGTTCCACGTGCTGCAGAAGGACTTCAGGGTGACGGCCATCAGCGGGGACAGCAGGCAGAAGTACTTCTTCGCTTGGGTGGTGAAGCAGAGCGACGTCGTCATCTGCACGGCCCAGATCCTGCAGAATGCACTGGTCAGCGGGGAGGAGGACATGCACGTGGAGCTGACGG ATTTCTCACTGCTGGTGATAGACGAGTGCCACCACACGCACAAGGAAGCCGTCTACAACAAAATCATGCTGAATTACCTCCAGCGCAAGCTCAGCGGGCAGCAGGACCTGCCGCAGGTCCTGGGCCTGACAGCGTCCCCTGGCACTGGGGGGGCAACATCCTTCGAGGGGGCTGTAGAGCACATCCTGCAG ATCTGTGCCCACCTGGACACTGAGAAAATCACGTCGGTGcagaaggagctgcagcacctgcaGAGCTACGTCCCCCAGCCCAGGAAGCAGTACGACCTCTGCCAGGAGAGAGCGCAG GACCCCTTTGGTGACCAGCTGaagaaggtgatggagcagatCCAGCAGTACATGGAGATGCCCGGCCTGCTGCAGGACTTTGGCACTCAGATTTACGAGCAGCGTATCATggagctggagaagagag CGGCAGAGACGTTTTGTCGCAAGACACGGGTGTGTGCGCTGCACCTGCGCAAGTACAACGACGCTTTGCTGATCAACGACACGGTGCGGATGATCGACGCCTTCCAGTGCCTCCAGCAGTTCTACGCTGACAAGCGGGACATGAAGGATCCCACCGAGCAGTTCCTCACCGCTACTTTTGAGG AGAACAGGATGAGCCTGCAGGTGCTTGCCAGGGACCAGCGCTATGAGAACCCCAGGCTGGGCAAGCTGGAGGAGATCCTGCGGGAGTACTTCCAGCCCCTGGGCTCTTCTCGCGGCATCGTCTTCACCAAGACCCGGCAGAGCGCGCACAGCCTGCTCAGCTGGCTGCAGGACACAGCCGCGCTCTGCGGAAAGCACATCAGGGCCGCCGTCCTCACTGGCACCGGCTACAGCAACCAGGCCAGGCACATGACGCAG ACCGAGCAACAGGATGTAATCAAGCTGTTCCGTGACGGAGCCCTCAACCTGCTCTTCTCCACTAGCGTGGCTGAGGAGGGCCTGGATATCCCCGAGTGCAACATCGTGGTCCGCTACGGGCTGATGACCAACGAGATCGCCATGATGCAG GCCCGGGGTCGAGCCCGTGCCGAGAACAGCGTCTACTCTGTCCTTGCCAAAGCCAACAGTAGAGAGGTCTCCCGTGAGATGCTCAATGAGGACCTCATAGTGCTCATGGAGAGGGCGATCAGAGTGGTGCAAGCCATGCCCGAGGAGGAGTACCGCCTCAAG GTCAGGGAGCTGCAGCAAGTTGCCGTTGCCAGCTGGCTAATGAAGGAGGCCAGGATCAGCGAGAGGCGGCAGCTGCACGACCCGGGTGCTGTTTACCTCTACTGCGTCAACTGCAACGTGGCAGTGTGCTGCGGCAGCGACATCCGCACCGTGGAGGGCATGCACCATGTTAACATCAACCCCAGCTTTGG GTTGTATTACAAAGTTTCCTCTGGGAAAATACAGTGCCAGCGGACTTTCAAGGACTGGGAGCCCGGTTGCCCCATCTCGTGCAAAGAGTGCAGCCAG GATTGGGGAATGGAAATGATCTACCGGCAGGTGAAGCTGCCCATCCTCTGCATCAAAAGCTTCGTGGTGGAGACACCAGCTGAGAAGAGGAGATATAAGAAGTGGAGTACTGTGACATTCCCCGTCAAGGAGTTTGACTACCTGGAGTACTGCTCCACCGTCCATGGCCAGTCCTTCTAG